The following are encoded in a window of Pseudalgibacter alginicilyticus genomic DNA:
- a CDS encoding glycosyltransferase family 2 protein, with product MKKTDFSILITTKNRLNDLKDTLNQLTDFITNEAIEFIICDDGSTDGTSNFIETNYKSIQLIKNQKSKGLIYSRNRLLNLTQAKYAITLDDDAHIVSQNTLEIIENVFELNEKCAVIAFRIFWGQLLPNNLSHSLSNKRLKGFVGCGHVWRMAAWRSIPNYPDWFTFYGEEDFAGFQLFKNSWEVWFVPDILVHHRVDVKARKNQKDYITRLRRSLRSGWYLYILFYPMKEIPSKLTYTFWMQLKLKVFKGDFRALLAILGAVFNVLFNLPRLIYNRKSLTNLEYKKYQMIPDAMVYWNYLNKK from the coding sequence ATGAAAAAAACAGATTTTTCCATTCTAATAACCACAAAAAATAGACTTAATGATTTAAAAGATACATTAAATCAACTGACAGATTTTATAACAAATGAGGCTATAGAGTTTATTATTTGTGATGATGGGTCCACTGATGGTACTTCTAATTTTATAGAAACAAATTACAAGTCCATTCAATTAATAAAAAATCAAAAAAGTAAAGGGCTTATTTATAGTCGGAACAGATTACTCAATTTAACACAAGCAAAATATGCCATTACTTTAGATGATGATGCTCATATAGTATCACAAAACACTTTAGAAATTATAGAAAACGTATTTGAGCTGAATGAAAAATGTGCCGTAATAGCTTTTAGGATTTTTTGGGGACAATTATTACCTAATAATTTGAGTCATTCATTAAGTAATAAACGCTTAAAAGGATTTGTAGGATGTGGACATGTATGGCGAATGGCTGCATGGAGAAGTATACCTAATTATCCGGATTGGTTTACTTTTTACGGAGAAGAAGATTTTGCAGGATTTCAGTTATTTAAAAATAGTTGGGAAGTGTGGTTTGTTCCAGATATTTTAGTGCATCATCGGGTAGATGTTAAGGCAAGGAAAAATCAAAAAGATTATATAACAAGATTAAGGCGTTCATTGAGGTCAGGTTGGTATTTATACATTCTGTTTTATCCAATGAAAGAAATACCAAGTAAATTAACTTATACATTTTGGATGCAATTAAAATTAAAAGTTTTTAAAGGTGATTTTAGAGCCTTGTTGGCAATATTGGGGGCCGTTTTTAATGTACTGTTTAATCTACCTAGGCTAATTTATAATAGGAAGTCATTAACCAACTTAGAATATAAAAAATATCAAATGATTCCTGATGCTATGGTGTATTGGAATTATTTAAATAAGAAATAA